A genomic window from Alkalihalobacillus sp. AL-G includes:
- a CDS encoding GNAT family N-acetyltransferase, whose translation MDLSIRKANKDDYKSLLSLFRQVHDLHVYERPDLYKENSTPVSQEFFESQLNDVKQHIFVATIGNELVGVVVMKEEEITENSFVKVRNVLFINSLCIADAQRKKGIGKRLMKYVFDFGRSLKVDCIELGVSEKNPYAIEFYESIGMTTKGRKMEIILN comes from the coding sequence ATGGATTTATCCATTCGAAAGGCTAATAAAGATGATTACAAATCTTTATTGTCTTTATTCAGACAAGTTCATGATTTACACGTTTACGAAAGACCAGATTTGTACAAAGAGAATTCCACTCCAGTAAGTCAAGAGTTCTTTGAAAGTCAGTTAAATGATGTTAAACAACACATTTTTGTGGCTACCATTGGTAATGAACTAGTCGGAGTCGTTGTGATGAAGGAAGAAGAAATAACTGAAAATTCATTTGTGAAAGTAAGAAATGTATTATTTATAAACAGTTTATGCATTGCCGATGCCCAGCGAAAAAAGGGGATCGGAAAAAGACTTATGAAATATGTTTTTGATTTTGGGAGAAGCCTGAAAGTTGATTGTATTGAATTGGGAGTATCAGAGAAGAATCCTTATGCAATTGAATTTTATGAGTCAATTGGTATGACAACAAAGGGTAGAAAAATGGAGATTATATTAAATTAA